From a region of the Besnoitia besnoiti strain Bb-Ger1 chromosome I, whole genome shotgun sequence genome:
- a CDS encoding putative ADP-ribosylation factor family protein 1 (encoded by transcript BESB_001410), producing MGGYFSSFLSRLLGPKEVRILILGLDNAGKTTILYRLHLNEVVETIPTIGFNVETVHYKNIQFQVWDLGGQTSVRPYWRCYFPNTNAVIYVVDSADRERISDAKHELLLMLEEEELRGVALAVLANKQDLPNAMTEGEVSAALGLPSLRDRPWTIMRASAVKGDGLQQAMDW from the exons ATGGGGGGGTACTTTTCTTCATTTCTCTCTCGGCTACTCGGGCCCAAGGAGGTCAGAATCCTCATCCTGGGCCTCGACAACGCAGGGAAGACGACGATTCTGT ATCGGCTGCACCTGAACGAAGTCGTCGAAACCATTCCAA CAATTGGCTTCAACGTCGAGACCGTCCACTACAAAAATATCCAGTTTCAGGTCTGGGATCTCGGCGGCCAGACCTCCGTTAG GCCATACTGGCGCTGCTACTTCCCCAACACGAACGCTGTCATCTACGTCGTGGACAGCGCCGACCGCGAGCGCATCTCAGACGCGAAACACGAGCTCCTCCTCATGCTGGAG GAagaggagctccgcggcgtggCTCTCGCTGTTTTGGCGAACAAGCAGGATCTTCCGAACGCCATGACGGAGGGCGAG GTGTCAGCTGCCCTCGGactgccttcgctgcgcgacCGGCCCTGGACGATCATGCGAGCCTCCGCCGTCAAGGGAGacgggctgcagcaggcgatgGACTGGTGA